From Thermogemmata fonticola, one genomic window encodes:
- a CDS encoding c-type cytochrome domain-containing protein, producing the protein MSRLWRVIVIGVSLGGGLVTPVGSLGAAEPDSSPENIRLAEQVQTILRTHCYRCHGQDGTVEGGVNYITDLGKLLARKKIIPGKLEESRLWRRLEDGTMPPPEEHPRPSAQDLAIIRRWITQGAPLPASAVTASRKPITSAEVHNLILADLERLEPRARRFQRFFTFHHLYNAGLSQDELQTYRNALNKLVNSLSWGSKIMNPVPLDEAKTVFRIDLRWYQWDATIWNRILQEYPYGILEDTTAARVLSTFTLARMPCVRGDWFIATASRAPLYYDVLQLPVSLTELERLIRVDAARNIQQERVIRLAFNGSGVSRFNRILERHDSAHGMYWRTYDFDEPPANLANRLEGTLVPDPRNVFAFPLGPAGLAENPFRHAGGEAIFALPNGLHAFFIANANNARLDKAPVNIVSDPRRPDRAVEAGVSCMSCHVTGIMPKADQMRDHLEKNPKAFTRREAELIRALYPGKEAALKVMHEDMKRFAEAVAQTGARVARQEAVSTVTLKYEADLDIELAAAEAGLTVARFREGVAQSPVLRRHFGSLLPPGGTITRQIWVQAFGDLIRELQLGTLFVASLNGPSNEDNTGELDPLESLAGTAHQMVFFPEGRRAVVAAADRSVRLWDVEGRRDVKRLVGHTASVWSVAMPPDGKYALSGGMDGVARLWDLATGLEMQRYTEHSGLVSAVALHPSQPWAYSGSYDGSLAAWRFRDGSELWRREGLGYITALAADPTGERLLVAAGRFLLLLDAKTGEERGRHGPFPAPVSAVAVSPDGRWYAAGFDDGTIRLWKHGQPAAIATLTGHSGPIRALALKDGGRWLLSGGADRTVRLWDTAERQQPQVALWKQHAAPISGVAFLSNGTQVLAGDQSLSIHFWRVDSFFAKPDPNTPPERIPLIRD; encoded by the coding sequence ATGTCCAGGCTTTGGCGTGTGATTGTCATCGGGGTAAGCCTGGGTGGCGGTTTGGTCACACCCGTAGGCTCTCTTGGTGCAGCCGAGCCGGACTCATCTCCGGAAAACATCCGCTTGGCGGAGCAGGTGCAAACTATCTTGCGTACCCATTGTTACCGTTGCCATGGCCAGGATGGAACCGTCGAAGGCGGAGTAAACTACATCACCGATCTGGGCAAGCTACTGGCTCGGAAAAAGATCATACCTGGCAAGCTGGAAGAAAGTCGACTCTGGCGGCGGCTAGAGGATGGCACCATGCCCCCGCCCGAAGAGCATCCCCGCCCCTCCGCTCAGGACCTGGCGATCATCCGCCGCTGGATTACCCAAGGTGCTCCGCTGCCCGCCTCAGCGGTGACGGCTTCCCGCAAGCCCATTACCTCTGCTGAAGTCCACAACCTGATCCTGGCAGACCTGGAACGCCTAGAGCCACGAGCACGCCGCTTCCAGCGCTTTTTCACCTTCCATCATCTCTATAACGCAGGGCTGTCACAGGATGAGCTGCAAACGTATCGCAATGCTCTCAACAAGCTGGTCAACTCCCTTTCCTGGGGTTCCAAGATCATGAATCCCGTTCCGCTCGATGAGGCTAAAACCGTCTTCCGCATTGATCTACGGTGGTACCAATGGGATGCCACGATCTGGAATCGGATTTTGCAGGAGTATCCTTACGGAATCTTGGAGGACACGACGGCGGCAAGGGTCTTGAGCACCTTCACCTTGGCCCGCATGCCCTGCGTCCGGGGGGACTGGTTTATCGCCACGGCTAGCCGCGCTCCCCTATACTACGATGTTTTGCAACTGCCGGTCAGCTTGACCGAACTCGAACGGCTCATCCGCGTCGATGCCGCCCGCAATATCCAACAAGAGCGTGTCATTCGCTTGGCCTTCAACGGTTCCGGTGTATCACGCTTCAATCGCATTTTGGAGCGGCACGACTCCGCCCACGGCATGTACTGGCGCACCTATGATTTCGATGAGCCGCCGGCCAATTTGGCCAATCGTCTGGAAGGAACGCTGGTTCCGGACCCCCGCAACGTGTTCGCCTTCCCTCTCGGTCCCGCCGGGTTAGCCGAGAATCCCTTCCGCCATGCCGGGGGTGAAGCCATTTTCGCTCTTCCGAACGGGTTGCATGCCTTCTTTATCGCCAATGCGAACAATGCGCGCTTGGATAAAGCGCCGGTGAACATCGTCAGTGATCCGCGGCGTCCCGATCGGGCCGTGGAGGCGGGGGTCTCCTGCATGTCCTGTCACGTGACCGGCATTATGCCCAAGGCGGACCAAATGCGGGATCACCTCGAGAAAAACCCGAAGGCCTTCACCCGGCGAGAAGCCGAATTGATCCGCGCGCTCTATCCGGGCAAGGAGGCCGCCTTGAAGGTGATGCACGAGGACATGAAGCGCTTCGCTGAGGCCGTCGCCCAAACGGGAGCACGAGTGGCCCGCCAGGAAGCGGTCAGCACGGTGACCCTCAAATACGAGGCGGACCTGGATATTGAGCTAGCGGCGGCGGAGGCTGGACTGACCGTGGCCCGCTTCCGCGAAGGGGTGGCTCAATCCCCTGTGTTGCGCCGTCACTTCGGCAGTTTGCTTCCTCCAGGTGGGACCATTACTCGCCAGATTTGGGTGCAGGCTTTCGGCGATCTGATCCGAGAGTTGCAGTTGGGCACCCTCTTTGTGGCGAGTTTAAACGGTCCGAGCAACGAAGACAATACTGGCGAACTCGATCCGCTGGAATCGCTCGCGGGAACAGCCCATCAGATGGTCTTTTTCCCGGAGGGGCGCCGGGCCGTGGTCGCGGCGGCGGATCGCTCGGTGCGGCTCTGGGATGTGGAAGGACGGCGCGATGTCAAGCGCCTCGTCGGTCACACTGCTAGTGTGTGGAGTGTCGCTATGCCTCCAGACGGCAAGTATGCCCTCAGCGGCGGCATGGATGGGGTTGCCCGCCTCTGGGATCTAGCTACAGGCCTGGAAATGCAGCGCTACACGGAGCATAGTGGCTTGGTCAGTGCCGTAGCACTCCATCCAAGCCAGCCTTGGGCGTACAGTGGCAGTTACGATGGCTCGCTGGCCGCCTGGCGCTTCCGCGATGGCTCCGAGCTGTGGCGCCGCGAAGGTTTGGGATACATCACCGCACTGGCCGCCGACCCCACCGGTGAGAGGCTTTTGGTCGCCGCTGGCCGCTTCCTCTTACTCCTCGACGCCAAAACGGGGGAAGAGCGCGGGCGTCACGGTCCTTTCCCCGCTCCCGTGTCTGCCGTGGCAGTCAGTCCTGACGGCCGGTGGTACGCCGCAGGTTTTGATGATGGCACGATCCGCCTCTGGAAGCACGGTCAGCCCGCAGCCATCGCCACTTTGACCGGCCACAGCGGCCCCATCCGTGCCTTGGCCCTCAAAGATGGCGGGCGTTGGCTCCTCTCCGGCGGAGCGGATCGGACGGTCCGCCTCTGGGATACCGCGGAGCGGCAACAGCCCCAGGTTGCTCTGTGGAAGCAGCACGCCGCCCCCATCAGTGGCGTGGCGTTCCTTTCCAACGGCACCCAGGTCCTCGCTGGGGATCAGTCTCTGTCCATCCACTTCTGGCGGGTCGATTCCTTCTTCGCCAAACCGGACCCCAACACCCCGCCGGAGCGCATCCCACTGATCCGGGATTGA
- a CDS encoding alpha-mannosidase → MVQRQLHLLSALRLPTSYPLQLEAEEVAAWLNGYIVMWHPAALWNASQPPQPSNSYDHDTPSAGFIYVLPKGPQLFQPDDWKQRVEMAPAYALEATSDRSETLSRLLSAAHQAGSPPALLEAPADAVRLFFGLGYGYLLLDTLYEASDHVRLLDGAAFWQDVTAAVQSLLEGGDPRPSLRAAAEKLQQAREQIHPQRLVWVECIQLDPQQLQADWPKAFQARLPVCVLTAGSTLERLAEEVPARFATLRSAFPDQLPSYVDICCGAYQEREDSFLPLESQLWNLRLAQETVRRLLGTWSLVYARQRSAYHPLLPGWLQHMGYRHAILWPQPGATLPRVYSTAVHWPAPDGTAVDAFCREPLPAHDPLTFFNLVYHMYQAYTNDAAPTLTLLHQVLPPAPCYEDLLSLSELAPVFGESVPLHRYFTDVVAGDYIGPQAADEFFVDDLDDRVTQQKRPDPISGFAHFWRWRRRLDAVFTLAGLHRSVTPRPTLDDDKLLADLEDLERTVETAGPQRRVLTDETTHAHWARLQEAWAKKLAERLQARSPSQKPGYLLFNPCNYTRRVALELNDVPAPIPVADPVIAAEYEEGRACLVVEVPPFGYAWFPRGVPGTPPPKPRLTLAEGLTVRNEFFECDIDSKTGGIRSFRDLRRRHTRFGQQLVFNPGSRMIARDISVTHCGAALGEITSIGELRNEHDEVLAVFRQRFRAWLGRPVLEIRISWEDIRHPPSGYPWHAYYAARFGWRDERAVLFRGIHGRNEPTSATRPWSGDYLEVRLGNERSFLYTGGLPFLQRHHQRMVDVLLVTEGEEERTFDLLLSTDRDFPMPTAQGWISPAPLVQTDRGPPPWGPSGWLVHIDMPNLLVTSLRPAPPSAGADRAIALRCLETSGFAGTAECRFARDPSRASRIDGLGQPLQPLIVSGDALHVDYSGDELFRILVEWD, encoded by the coding sequence ATGGTTCAGCGCCAATTGCATCTGCTGTCCGCATTGAGGTTGCCCACTTCGTACCCCTTGCAGCTTGAGGCGGAGGAGGTCGCCGCCTGGCTCAACGGCTACATCGTAATGTGGCATCCTGCGGCGTTGTGGAATGCCAGCCAGCCTCCGCAACCGTCCAATTCCTACGATCACGACACTCCCTCGGCGGGTTTTATTTATGTGTTACCCAAAGGCCCTCAGTTGTTTCAGCCGGACGACTGGAAACAGCGAGTGGAAATGGCCCCGGCTTATGCCCTGGAGGCCACCTCAGACCGCTCGGAAACCCTCAGCCGGCTTCTCAGCGCCGCCCATCAAGCTGGCTCCCCTCCGGCGTTGCTAGAAGCCCCCGCCGATGCCGTCCGCCTGTTCTTCGGTTTGGGTTATGGCTATCTGCTGCTGGACACCCTTTACGAGGCTTCGGACCATGTGCGACTCCTCGACGGAGCCGCCTTCTGGCAGGACGTGACAGCAGCCGTCCAGAGTTTGTTGGAAGGGGGCGATCCGCGACCGTCTTTGCGAGCCGCTGCCGAAAAATTGCAGCAGGCGCGGGAACAAATTCACCCCCAACGTCTGGTGTGGGTGGAATGCATTCAACTCGATCCCCAGCAGTTGCAGGCTGATTGGCCGAAGGCCTTCCAAGCTCGCTTACCCGTTTGCGTCCTAACGGCGGGAAGCACCCTGGAGCGCTTAGCGGAAGAGGTACCGGCACGGTTCGCGACCTTGCGATCGGCCTTTCCTGATCAATTGCCGTCGTATGTGGACATCTGCTGCGGAGCGTATCAGGAGCGCGAAGATAGCTTTCTCCCCTTAGAATCCCAGCTCTGGAATCTGCGGTTGGCCCAGGAAACGGTCCGCCGGCTACTCGGCACTTGGAGTCTCGTCTATGCCCGGCAGCGCAGCGCTTATCACCCCCTGCTTCCGGGTTGGTTGCAGCACATGGGCTATCGCCATGCGATTCTCTGGCCCCAACCTGGCGCGACGCTCCCTCGGGTGTATTCCACGGCGGTGCACTGGCCAGCCCCCGATGGTACAGCAGTCGATGCCTTCTGCCGCGAACCGCTGCCCGCCCATGATCCGCTGACCTTCTTCAACCTGGTGTACCATATGTATCAGGCGTACACCAACGATGCGGCTCCCACCTTGACTCTTCTGCATCAAGTCCTTCCCCCCGCCCCGTGCTACGAGGACCTATTGTCCTTATCCGAACTGGCCCCTGTCTTCGGCGAATCTGTGCCTCTCCACCGCTACTTCACGGATGTGGTCGCAGGTGATTACATCGGTCCCCAAGCAGCGGACGAATTTTTCGTTGATGATCTCGACGATCGGGTCACACAACAGAAACGGCCTGACCCAATCTCCGGCTTTGCCCATTTCTGGCGGTGGCGGCGGCGGCTGGATGCCGTTTTCACCCTGGCCGGCTTGCACCGATCCGTCACTCCTCGGCCTACCCTGGATGACGATAAATTGCTCGCAGACCTGGAAGACCTGGAACGCACCGTGGAAACAGCCGGTCCGCAGCGCCGCGTGCTGACGGACGAAACCACCCACGCCCATTGGGCCCGGCTGCAAGAAGCCTGGGCAAAGAAACTGGCGGAACGATTGCAAGCCCGCTCCCCTTCGCAGAAGCCGGGATATCTCCTCTTCAATCCTTGCAATTATACCCGCCGGGTCGCCCTGGAGCTGAATGATGTACCAGCCCCGATCCCGGTAGCCGATCCCGTCATAGCCGCGGAATATGAAGAAGGGAGAGCCTGCCTGGTCGTCGAGGTCCCGCCGTTTGGTTATGCTTGGTTCCCCCGCGGAGTACCAGGAACTCCGCCCCCTAAGCCACGACTCACGCTGGCCGAAGGTCTCACAGTCCGCAACGAGTTTTTCGAGTGTGACATAGACTCCAAGACAGGAGGCATCCGTTCCTTCCGAGACCTGCGGCGCCGCCATACCCGCTTCGGACAACAACTTGTGTTCAATCCGGGCAGCCGCATGATCGCTCGCGACATTTCCGTGACTCATTGCGGGGCCGCGCTAGGTGAAATTACCAGCATCGGTGAATTGCGGAACGAACACGATGAAGTGTTGGCGGTTTTCCGGCAGCGCTTTCGCGCATGGCTGGGCCGCCCTGTGTTGGAGATTCGCATCAGTTGGGAGGACATCCGCCATCCGCCGAGCGGTTACCCGTGGCATGCATACTATGCGGCCCGTTTTGGCTGGCGGGATGAACGGGCCGTCCTGTTCCGAGGCATCCACGGCCGCAACGAACCCACGAGCGCCACCCGTCCCTGGAGCGGGGATTATTTGGAGGTGCGCCTCGGCAACGAACGTTCGTTCCTTTACACCGGGGGGCTGCCGTTTCTGCAACGTCACCACCAGCGTATGGTAGATGTACTTCTCGTAACAGAAGGGGAAGAAGAGCGGACTTTCGATCTGCTGCTGTCCACCGACCGGGATTTTCCCATGCCCACGGCCCAGGGATGGATTTCTCCAGCCCCATTGGTCCAAACGGATCGAGGGCCACCTCCGTGGGGACCGAGCGGTTGGCTCGTTCATATCGATATGCCGAATCTTCTGGTTACGAGCCTGCGCCCAGCTCCACCCTCCGCCGGTGCCGATCGGGCCATTGCCCTCCGCTGCTTGGAAACATCGGGCTTTGCAGGAACGGCGGAGTGCCGCTTTGCCCGAGACCCCAGCCGCGCCAGCCGCATTGACGGCTTGGGACAGCCTCTGCAACCCTTGATCGTCTCCGGCGATGCCCTCCATGTGGATTACTCCGGTGACGAACTCTTCCGCATCCTCGTCGAATGGGATTGA